Genomic segment of Deltaproteobacteria bacterium:
GAAAGCTCCACCAAGATAGACGGCACCCTAAATGCTATCTTTGACGTACAGGATAAGGTGGTATTTACCTTGATGGGTGAGACAGAGAAAATCACCATAGCCGACATTAGACCTGTAAAACTTACCGAACAAGACAGGATGAAGATAGAGGAGAAACCCAAACCCAAATTAACCGCCTATGAGTGGTATGCAAAAGGCTTAGAGGTTCAGGATACCAACCCTAAAGAGGCGCTTACCAATTTCAAGAAGGCTCTCGATATTGACCCTAACTACACCGATGCATTGATGGAAGCAGGTTTTACTGCGGGGAGTACACTAAACCTCTTCAGTGAAGCCCTCGGATATCTTGAGAGGGCCGGGAGAATCTTTAAGGGCCGCAATGAAACCAAATCTTCAGGTTATGCCTTGCTCATGATGAACATCGGCATTGTATACTGGAAGAAGGGCCATCTTGACCATGCGCTGGAATACTACCTGAACTCCCAAACCATAAGGGACGGGCTGGGGTTACAGAATACCGCCGATTATGCCGGTCTCATGATGAATATCGGCAATGTTTACAAGGACAAGAGCCAACTTGACCGTGCACTGGAATACTACCTAAACTCCCAATCCATTTATGACAGGCTGGGATTGAAGAATATCGCCAATTATGCCTTGCTCATGAATAACATCGGCACTGTTTACCAGGATAAGAGTCAACTTGATCGTGCGTTGGAATACTACCTAAACTCCCAATCCATTTATGACAGGCTGGGACTGAAGAATATCGCCGATTATGCCGGTCTCATGAATAACATCGGCATTGTTTACAAGAGCAAGGGCCAGCTTGACCGTGCGCTGGAATACTACCTGAAAGACAAATCCCTTGAGGACAGGCTCGGGTTACAGAATACTGCCGGTTATGCCAGTCTTATGATGAGCATCGGCAATGTTCACAAGAGCAAGGGCCAGCTTGACCGTGCGTTGGACTACTACCTAAATTCTCAAACCATAAGGGACAGGTTGGGGTTACAGAATACTGCCGGTTATGCCGGTCTCATGAATAACATGGCTACGCTATACGAAAAACAGGGTCAACGTGACCGTGCGCTGGAATACTACCTGAACACCCAAACCATAAGCGACGGGCTGGGGTTACAGAATACCGCCGATTATGCCGGTCTCATGATGAACATGGCTGTGCTATACGAAAAACAGGGTCAACGTGACATGGCAGGGAGGTATTACAGGATGGCATATGATACATTTGTGAGGTCTGACTATTCAGGGGAATGGAAAGACAAGGCTCTTAATAATGCAAAAAGGCTGGGGTACTGAAATTAAGGTAGAGGCAATGAACGACCCCGCCGCAAGCAGCGGGGTATCTCCGGAAGTTATATTTCATTCGCCGCAAGCGGCGGGCATTGTACTGAGGATCATTTCGTTGACGTCAACAAAATGATCGAGACCAAACAGCGCAAGCGACTCGGCAAGGCTGAGACGCCTGCAAAGAAGAAAAGCGATGACAAATAAAGGAAACGGTCTCATAAAATACGTTAATTGCCGCCTGTTTAGTTGTAAATTAACGATATATTGACAAATACCCGTTAATCATGTATGGTTTATCTATGGCAACAACGAATCCCGCAAAAAACGTTCTCAAAGACCTTAAGGCCGAATACGACCGGCTTGCCCAGGGCAAAGAATCTTTACTGACAATTATTGATGAAGCCGAGCTTCCAGAAAGCGTTTTCAATTCCAACGCCATCGAGAATTCAACGCTGACGCTCAAGGAGACGGAGCGCATTCTGCTGGAGATGGAAGTTTCCCGTCGGGTATCGGTGCGGGAAGTTTTTGAAGCAAAAAACCTCGCCCGGGTGATGGAATATACCCGAAGCAAAGAGCAGACAGCGGAGCTTTCCTCGGAGATGATTCAGCTTCTGCACAGAATGCTGATCGGCAATATCAACGATGAGATTGCCGGGCGTTTCCGCACCACGGGCGAATATGTTCGTGTGGGAACCCATATTGCACCGGCGCCGGAACAGGTGGTACCCATGATGGAAACAATTCTGCGGGAATATGCCGCCGACCACACCAATTACTTTACCGATAAGATCGCCAAATTCCATCTTGATTTCGAAACGATCCATCCGTTTTGCGACGGCAACGGCAGAATAGGTCGCGTAATTATCAATTTCCAGCTCAGGCGCCTGGGTTTCCCCGACATCATCATCCGGGATAAAGAGAAGCGGCTTTATTATGCCTCGTTCAATGAATATCGCGCTGCAAACAATGCCAAACCAATGGAGAAGATGGTTACTCTCGCTCTCATGGAATCGCTGCACAAAAGAATTACCTATCTACGCAGCGAAAAGATAACCACGCTTACCGATTGCGCGAAAAAAAGCCAGAAATCAATCAACACCTTGCTTAACGCCGCCCACCGACAGACGATTCCGGCTTTCCGTGAAAAAGGTGTTTGGAAAATTGGAGATTACAACCCATGAACGAAGCGGAAACCGGAGCGGAGCTGATCGACCCGAAGCTGAAAGAAAGGACAAATAATGGCCGTGCATTTCAAGCTTGACTATGTGAACACGGACGGCGACATTTCCAACTACTACCCGGATTTTATGGTCAAGCTGTCCGATAAGCGGATTACCATTGTCGAAACCAAAGGGCGGGAAGATTTGGATGTGCCGCTGAAGATGGCGCGGCTGCGGCAATGGTGCGAAGACATCAACCGGGTGCAGACAGACGTGGAGTACGACTTCGTTTACGTGGACGAAGAAAGTTTTGAAAAATACAAGCCAACTTCATTCCGGCAATTGCTGGCGGGATTCAAGGAATACAAAGGGAAAATATAAGCGGGTAACCGGAAGATTTTCTCCCCCAGTCCCCACACCACCCGGCATGCGGGTCCGCACCGGGCGGGGTTCCGTGGGGTACCGCGGACATAATACCTATTCCCATTGACATGTAGATATTGTGTATTATGTCCCCTGAATTCCGTACAATCGGCTGGAGGCGTCGCGGACAGCCGTGCGCCTCGGCTCCCCGTTGGGTGAAGAATAAAGGAGAATGATTTTGGGAGCAAAGCAAAAATCCAATAGTCAGGCTTGGTCAGATGTGAAGGCAGCAGTGGCCAGCCTGGGAGAGAAGCAATTAATCAAACTGGTCTCGGACCTTTATTTCTTATCCAAGGAAAACCAGGCATTTCTGCATGCCCGGTTCGCTGTTGGCGGCGACACGCTCACCCCATACAAGAAGACGATAAGTACCTGCATGTACCCGGACGTTTACACCAACAAACCAATTGAAGTCTCCAAAGCTAAGAAAGCTATCAGTAGCTATTCGAAGGCTGTGGGAGACCCCCTCGGCGAAGCGGAATTGATGACCTTCTTTGTAGAGTGCGGAAACAAGTTCACAGTGGATTTTGGCGACATAAATGAGGTCTTTTATGACGCCCTGAACCGAATGTACCGACGGGCTATAGACAAAGTCCTCAGCCTTACGGAAGAGCAACAGGGCGAATTCAAAGGCAGGCTGGAAGCAATCATGACTTCATCTTCAAAAATTGGGTGGGGCTATCACGACATGCTCTGCGACGACTATTATAATGCCTTCCCCGAGGATGAGTAGTCACCGACCAGGCGACGAACTGACCCGCGCAACTGACTTCAATTGTTATGCATTGAAAAATAGATTAATCTATAGTAAATAATCAATATGAATACAAAAATATCTCACAATCGCGATGATGAATCTATTGAAGCCAAGGTCGAATGGTTCCGATCATTATCCATAGAGGAAAGGATGGAATTGCTGTGCTGTTTTACAGATTTAGCCTTGGCATTGAATCCTGATATTTTGGAAAAGAAAGATGATCAACCGTTTAATAGACGTATTCGAGTCCTTTCAAAAATTTGATGTGAAATACCTCGTGATAGGAGGTATCGCAGCCGTTTTATACGGAGTCCCAAGAGCCACATTTGATTTAGATATCCTCATTGAAGCCAGCGAAGAAAATGCCCGCCGTTTACTAGACGCCCTTTTGGATGCCGGTCTGGGTACAGCCTCACTAACGAATAAAGACGAAATCCTTTCGAACGAAATAACCATCTTCAAAGATCGAGTGCGTATCGACGTACAAATAAAGACCCCAGGGTTAATTTTCGAGGATGCATGGAAGCGTAAGCAAATAATAAATTATCAGGGACAGGAGTTTTATATTGTTTGCCTGGAGGATTTAGTGGCATCAAAAAAAGCAGCAGGTAGAACCACCGATCTTGAAGATGTCCGCTTGTTAGAACTTCCGGACAACAAATACAAAGCATAATAAGGCTCTTTCAGCCGGACGCGGATAAATCCGTGCCGCTGAAGATCTTCGATCCGAAAGATGAAGAGATGAATAAGCGACTCCGCAAGAAGAAACATTATGGCGAGTTCACTGAATGGGGGCGGCAACTCATCGTTACCCGAAATCGAAAGGACGAATTCGACGAGTTTTTTGAGGACTTTATCGTACAAGCCGTTGAAGCGGCCGGATGCTACTGTGGAGGCGGCGGCAGTAATGACAGGCTTGACGTGGTTGTTGAGCTTGGCCGTCGTTCGGGCGATCCTGACGCAAGGCTGAAGAAAATTACGGCATGGCTTGATGCTCGCCCCGACGTACAGAGCTGGAGGGTGGGCGAGGAGTTCAACGTCTGGCACGGGAATTTCGAGGATATTGGGGAGTAGATCGGGAAATGCAGATGCCGGCTCTCCGGGACGGAGGCGGCACGTGCTAAAGGAATTTTTTTGACGCCTCGTTTAAAATAACCTATATTGAGCATCAAATAATGGTTTTATATTGGAGGCACATACATGGATTATCTCCTGGCAAAATCGTCTGTCAGTATCACGGACCTGAAAAAAAACCCTTCGGCAATTATCAGGGAGGCTGAGGGGGCGCCTGTGGCTATACTGAATCACAACAGGCCTTCCGCATATATTGTTCCGGCGGATACGTTTGAGGCAATGCTGGAAAAACTGGACGATCTGGAAATCGCAAGGATTGTCAAGGAGCGGAAAAAGGAAAAGACCATCCGGGTGCCTCTCAATGAGTTATAACCTTGAATTCAAGGAATCCGCTCTCAAGGAATGGGGTAAGCTGGACAGGCCGATAAGGGAACAATTCAAAAAGAAACTTTCTAAACGTCTTGAAAATCCGAAGGTTGAGGTGGACAAGGTCAGTGAGTTGGTAAATACGTACAAGATTAAGCTCCGTGCCGTGGGGCTGCGTCTGGTCTATGCCGTTGACGATGAAACAAACACCCTCACTGTTTATGCCGTGGGGAAAAGAGATAAAATGACGGCCTGTCGAAAGGCCAAGGAACGAGCATAACAGGGGGGATTATTATGAGAGGGTTCAGGGTAGAAAATAGGGACACTTCCCATTGACATGTATGCATGGCTTATGCATACATGGGCATATGAACTCTCTCCCAGGGGGTGAAAATATGAGAACAACATTAAACATCGAAGACCACTTGGTTGATAAAGCGTCCAAGCTAACGGGAATTAAGGAGAAAACCATGTTGGTCAAGCTCGGTTTGGAGGCATTGATCGCCAGAGAAAGCGCTAAAAGACTCGCAAAATTGGGCGGCACGGAGAAAGGGTTGAAAGCGATACCGCGAAGGAAGGTCACAGTTTAAAAATGGTCATTGTCGATACATACGTGTGGGTCTCCCATTTTCGAGAGGGGAACACCGAGCTTGCGAATCTGCTCAATAACGGGGAGGTGGTATGCCATCCTTTTATAGTTGGTGAGCTTGCATGCGGAAATCTAAAGAACCGGAATGAAATACTTTCACTTCTTCAATCCCGTCTCCTGTCCCCTTTTTCCCTTCCGTAGGAATGACCAATCAATTATTTTCTTACCCGTCAGGATATTTCCAGAAAAACCATTGCGGTTGGATGTTATCTTCGTGTATATACGAAACAGCCGACGGCATGGGTTATAACCGGTTTATATCTCATTCTGATCAGTTACGTCATCAACTGGCCTGCCCTCGGTTTTCCATAATCAAGCCATAAGGAAATGAAATGAATGAATTGATAAATGAACTGAAAGTAAAAATCATCGAGACACTGAACCTCATTGACGTTTCTCCGGCAGATATCGACGAGAATGCCCAGCTCGTCGGAGGCGATCTTGGGCTTGATTCCATCGATGTCCTGGAACTGGTCATGATGCTTGAAAAAGATTATGGCGTAAAAATTGACAGCAGAGATATCGGCGTTAAGGTCTTTGCAACGCTTGCGGCCTTGGCGGATTATGTCCACCATTACCGGTCGGAGAAAAATAATTGAATGGCACACGTATTTTTATTACATCGATGGGTATCATAAGCCCTGTCGGTCAGGGTATATGCGATACGATCGACGCCATCAGAAAAGCCGCACGGGGAATCAAACCGCTTAGCCTTTTCCCGACGGGTCAACTGCCGCCTTTGCCTGTCGGTGAGATCGATTCTCTTTCATTCGCAGAGAATGTACCACGAACCCATGCACTTGCCCTTATTGCCGCCGAAGAGACGATGAAAAACGCAAACAGGGCGCCGGATGCCATTGTTATCGGCGTGACAACGGGAGGGATGCCCGTCACGGAGGAACTCCTAAAGAGAGGCGATGTCGATCCAAAACAGTACGGTTACCACTCAACCGGTTCCGTTGCGGAGTATATCGCCCGTCATGTGGGGTGCCGGGGACCGGTTATGACGGTATCGACGGCATGCTCTTCGGGCGCCGTGGCCCTGAAAATCGCCCTTGAAATGCTTCGAAGCGGCAAGGCGAAGCATGTCCTGGCAGGCGGCGCCGATGCCCTCTGCCGATTGACCTATTACGGTTTTCACGCCCTTCAACTGGTTGATGAAACGGGCGCACATCCTTTCGACAGAAACAGACGCGGAATGTCTGTAGGTGAAGGGGCGGCCATGCTGCTCTTGACTGCCGCCACAGCCCCGCCTGATAATGCTATTGCCGAGCTGATCGGGGTCGGTTTATCCTGCGACGCCTATCATCCCGCTACACCCCATCCCGAAGGCGAAGGCGCCTTGCGAGCCATGAACAGCGCGCTTGCAGACGCCTGCATTTCACCTTCGGATATCGATTATATCCATCTCCATGGTACGGGAACCGTCGATAACGATCTTGCCGAAGCAAGGGCCATACACGCCCTGTTCGGTGATCGGCCTATCCCGCCCGTGTCTTCCATGAAGGGCTCCGTGGGTCATTCCCTTGCGGCAGCCGGGGCGATGGGCGCCGTTGTGTCTGTTTTAAGCATATTGAACGGCATCATACCCGCCAATACCGGCTTTCATGATCCCGATCCCGCATTGAACCTGACCCCTGTCAGTGAACCAATGGAGGTGGATGTAAACGTGGCCCTTGCCAATTCGTTCGGTTTCGGCGGTAACAATGCCGTCGTCGCCGTAGGCCATCCGAAACGGAGAAAAGACGCCCAGACGTCGATTCGTGACGTTTGGCCTGTGTCGTTTACCGTTTTGGGAAGCGCCTGTGTCACCGGGGCCGGTGATGCAAAACGGACTATTGAACGCATGGGTAATAGCTCGGAAATAAAAGGAGTTGCCCCTTCTTCCGATATAATGAGTCATCTCTCCGAGAAATACGTCCGCCGCCTGAAACGTCTTCCCCGAATGGTCATGTCGCTGGCCATTTCAGCCTGCAAAGATACAACAGCAGGCCCCCCGGCATCTGTTTTTCTCGGAACCGGCTGGGGCGGTCTTTCTGAGACCTATGACTTTCTGACAAAACTCTTCGAGTCGGATGAGCGATTTACCAGCCCGACAGATTTCATCGGATCCGTCCACAACGCCTCCGCGGGTCATGTCGCCATCCATTTCAATGCCACAGGACCGAACATAACCACCACGGGCAGCGATTGTGCCTTCGAGCAGGCACTGATCAGTGCAAGCCTTCTCATCCATCAGGGCGATGATCCGATTCTTG
This window contains:
- a CDS encoding type II toxin-antitoxin system RelE/ParE family toxin, encoding MSYNLEFKESALKEWGKLDRPIREQFKKKLSKRLENPKVEVDKVSELVNTYKIKLRAVGLRLVYAVDDETNTLTVYAVGKRDKMTACRKAKERA
- a CDS encoding Fic family protein: MATTNPAKNVLKDLKAEYDRLAQGKESLLTIIDEAELPESVFNSNAIENSTLTLKETERILLEMEVSRRVSVREVFEAKNLARVMEYTRSKEQTAELSSEMIQLLHRMLIGNINDEIAGRFRTTGEYVRVGTHIAPAPEQVVPMMETILREYAADHTNYFTDKIAKFHLDFETIHPFCDGNGRIGRVIINFQLRRLGFPDIIIRDKEKRLYYASFNEYRAANNAKPMEKMVTLALMESLHKRITYLRSEKITTLTDCAKKSQKSINTLLNAAHRQTIPAFREKGVWKIGDYNP
- a CDS encoding phosphopantetheine-binding protein, producing MNELINELKVKIIETLNLIDVSPADIDENAQLVGGDLGLDSIDVLELVMMLEKDYGVKIDSRDIGVKVFATLAALADYVHHYRSEKNN
- a CDS encoding type II toxin-antitoxin system VapB family antitoxin, with amino-acid sequence MRTTLNIEDHLVDKASKLTGIKEKTMLVKLGLEALIARESAKRLAKLGGTEKGLKAIPRRKVTV
- a CDS encoding type II toxin-antitoxin system prevent-host-death family antitoxin; translation: MDYLLAKSSVSITDLKKNPSAIIREAEGAPVAILNHNRPSAYIVPADTFEAMLEKLDDLEIARIVKERKKEKTIRVPLNEL
- a CDS encoding beta-ketoacyl-[acyl-carrier-protein] synthase family protein codes for the protein MNGTRIFITSMGIISPVGQGICDTIDAIRKAARGIKPLSLFPTGQLPPLPVGEIDSLSFAENVPRTHALALIAAEETMKNANRAPDAIVIGVTTGGMPVTEELLKRGDVDPKQYGYHSTGSVAEYIARHVGCRGPVMTVSTACSSGAVALKIALEMLRSGKAKHVLAGGADALCRLTYYGFHALQLVDETGAHPFDRNRRGMSVGEGAAMLLLTAATAPPDNAIAELIGVGLSCDAYHPATPHPEGEGALRAMNSALADACISPSDIDYIHLHGTGTVDNDLAEARAIHALFGDRPIPPVSSMKGSVGHSLAAAGAMGAVVSVLSILNGIIPANTGFHDPDPALNLTPVSEPMEVDVNVALANSFGFGGNNAVVAVGHPKRRKDAQTSIRDVWPVSFTVLGSACVTGAGDAKRTIERMGNSSEIKGVAPSSDIMSHLSEKYVRRLKRLPRMVMSLAISACKDTTAGPPASVFLGTGWGGLSETYDFLTKLFESDERFTSPTDFIGSVHNASAGHVAIHFNATGPNITTTGSDCAFEQALISASLLIHQGDDPILVIGADEYHETLSPLFDASVALAGMPSDGGGALYLKPAMSPSPLQIYPSFMAYSGDSGQIIPSLIRELGGDKRIRDQFGAILAGIPAAQKEKGKGQLDEFLSMTGYPHPVIDYRQFIGEYASASAVATVLAVSFVQAGEIPPNVCYRDSLPLRGRGILVMGFGNYITAVEIRP
- a CDS encoding 50S ribosome-binding protein YggL — translated: MPLKIFDPKDEEMNKRLRKKKHYGEFTEWGRQLIVTRNRKDEFDEFFEDFIVQAVEAAGCYCGGGGSNDRLDVVVELGRRSGDPDARLKKITAWLDARPDVQSWRVGEEFNVWHGNFEDIGE
- a CDS encoding tetratricopeptide repeat protein yields the protein MKKTFFLITFTFILFFFLFTTPCTAKQMNILVHPFENTGDKEYSWISAGMTDTVITDLTRIQNISVVSNQDRKKILEEMKFIFSGLVEEDRMMKLGKLTGANVIFTGSYLVSGSRIRVHARLVNVETGKVESSTKIDGTLNAIFDVQDKVVFTLMGETEKITIADIRPVKLTEQDRMKIEEKPKPKLTAYEWYAKGLEVQDTNPKEALTNFKKALDIDPNYTDALMEAGFTAGSTLNLFSEALGYLERAGRIFKGRNETKSSGYALLMMNIGIVYWKKGHLDHALEYYLNSQTIRDGLGLQNTADYAGLMMNIGNVYKDKSQLDRALEYYLNSQSIYDRLGLKNIANYALLMNNIGTVYQDKSQLDRALEYYLNSQSIYDRLGLKNIADYAGLMNNIGIVYKSKGQLDRALEYYLKDKSLEDRLGLQNTAGYASLMMSIGNVHKSKGQLDRALDYYLNSQTIRDRLGLQNTAGYAGLMNNMATLYEKQGQRDRALEYYLNTQTISDGLGLQNTADYAGLMMNMAVLYEKQGQRDMAGRYYRMAYDTFVRSDYSGEWKDKALNNAKRLGY